The following coding sequences are from one Anser cygnoides isolate HZ-2024a breed goose chromosome 10, Taihu_goose_T2T_genome, whole genome shotgun sequence window:
- the LOC106035463 gene encoding 2-epi-5-epi-valiolone synthase-like, whose product MSSLHEEIFLSGNMPVSEEGFAPVPLAAVPEEPRHTDFQLVRVKSTWCRIKKGEALSDCEDKITLSEAKIGECVSKSGISWTIEAPIYFCYKVVETYDILDPSNTTLLWGHITDPQQLELATSGKKRLRRFIVIDEVVDELYGSKVRQFFEENDVQHKILALPTTEETKSMDLVLNILQEVQNFSIDRRTEPIIAIGGGVCLDIVGLAASLYRRRTPYIRVPTTLLSYVDASVGAKNGVNFLQCKNKLGGYTPPVASFLDRSFIQSIPRRHISNGLGEILKMALMKHKGLFDLLKSHGKYLLDTKFQSCSGPADHGDAALQTTRIAIETMLEELAPNLWEDDLDRLVDFGHLISPELEMRVLPSLMHGEAVNIDMAFMTYVAHARGLLSASEKEQIIQCMRGLELPIWHGGCSWALIKTALSERLKHSGGLPRMPLPTGLGVADIFNDTSEETLERAYELWVRDCRTALEEGPAAL is encoded by the exons ATGAGCTCTCTTCACGAGgagattttcctttctggaaacaTGCCGGTGTCAGAAGAGGGCTTTGCTCCCGTGCCCCTGGCCGCCGTGCCCGAGGAGCCCCGGCACACGGACTTCCAGCTGGTGCGAGTCAAGAGCACGTGGTGCAGGATCAAGAAAGGAGAAGCCCTTTCCGACTGTGAGGACAAGATAACTCTCTCTGAAGCCAAAAT AGGTGAATGTGTCTCCAAAAGTGGGATTTCCTGGACAATCGAAGCTCCCATCTATTTTTGCTACAAAGTGGTAGAAACGTACGATATTCTGGATCCCTCTAACACCACTCTCCTCTGGGGTCACATCACTGACCCCCAGCAGCTCGAGCTAGCCACTAGCGGTAAAAAGAGGCTGAGGCGCTTCATTGTCATAGATGAAGTCGTTGATGAACTTTATGGCTCCAAAGTCAGGCAGTTCTTTGAAGAGAATGACGTTCAGCACAAAATCCTCGCCCTGCCAACCACCGAAGAAACGAAATCCATGGACCTGGTCTTGAACATCCTGCAAGAAGTGCAGAACTTCAGCATCGACAGGCGAACAGAGCCCATCATTGCCATCGGAGGCGGTGTCTGCCTGGACATCGTGGGACTGGCTGCGTCCCTCTACAGGAGACGCACGCCTTACATTCGCGTCCCAACCACCCTCCTCTCCTACGTTGATGCCAGCGTGGGAGCAAAGAACGGGGTGAATTTCCTCCAGTGCAAGAACAAGCTCGGGGGCTACACTCCCCCCGTAGCTAGTTTCCTGGACAGGTCCTTCATTCAGAGCATCCCTCGGCGACACATCTCCAACGGCCTTGGCGAAATTTTAAAG ATGGCACTCATGAAACACAAAGGGCTCTTTGACCTGCTCAAGAGCCACGGGAAATACCTGCTGGACACCAAGTTCCAGTCTTGCAGTGGCCCTGCTGACCACGGCGATGCTGCACTGCAGACCACCAGGATTGCCATCGAAACCATGCTGGAAGAGCTGGCTCCCAACCTCTGGGAGGACGACCTGGACAGACTGGTGGATTTTGGTCACCTTATAAGCCCAGAACTGGAAATG AGGGTTTTGCCATCGCTGATGCACGGCGAAGCTGTGAACATAGACATGGCCTTCATGACGTATGTGGCCCATGCACGGGGGCTCCTCAGCGCCAGCGAGAAGGAGCAGATCATCCAGTGCATGCGGGGCCTGGAGCTGCCCATCTGGCACGGCGGCTGCAGCTGGGCCCTCATCAAGACAGCCCTGAGCGAGCGCCTGAAGCACAGCGGGGGGCTGCCCCGCATGCCGCTGCCCACCGGCCTTGGCGTGGCAG ACATTTTCAATGACACCAGCGAGGAGACCCTGGAAAGAGCGTACGAGCTGTGGGTCAGGGACTGCAGGACGGCACTGGAGGAAGGGCCGGCTGCCCTCTGA